A genomic region of Saccopteryx bilineata isolate mSacBil1 chromosome 1, mSacBil1_pri_phased_curated, whole genome shotgun sequence contains the following coding sequences:
- the ITPR3 gene encoding inositol 1,4,5-trisphosphate receptor type 3, with the protein MSEMSSFLHIGDIVSLYAEGSVNGFISTLGLVDDRCVVEPAAGDLDNPPKKFRDCLFKVCPMNRYSAQKQYWKAKQTKQDKEKIADVVLLQKLQHAAQMEQKQNDTENKKVHGDIVKYGSVIQLLHMKSNKYLTVNKRLPALLEKNAMRVTLDATGNEGSWLFIQPFWKLRSNGDNVVVGDKVILNPVNAGQPLHASNYELSDNVGCKEVNSVNCNTSWKINLFMQFRDHLDEVLKGGDVVRLFHAEQEKFLTCDEYKGKLQVFLRTTLRQSATSATSSNALWEVEVVHHDPCRGGAGHWNGLYRFKHLATGNYLAAEENPSYKGETSEPKATGVGAQGRVGRRNAGEKIKYRLVAVPHGNDIASLFELDPTTLQKTDSFVPRNSYVRLRHLCTNTWIQSTNVPIDIEEERPIRLMLGTCPTKEDKEAFAIVSVPVSEIRDLDFANDASSMLASAVEKLNEGFISQNDRRFVIQLLEDLVFFVSDVPNNGQNVLDIMVSKPNRERQKLMREQNILKQIFGILKAPFRDKGGEGPLVRLEELSDQKNAPYQHMFRLCYRVLRHSQEDYRKNQEHIAKQFGMMQSQIGYDILAEDTITALLHNNRKLLEKHITKTEVETFVSLVRRNREPRFLDYLSDLCVSNHIAIPVTQELICKCVLDPKNSDILIQTELRPVKEMAQAHEYLTIEYSEEEVWLTWTDKNNEHHEKSVRQLAQEARAGNAHDENVLSYYRYQLKLFARMCLDRQYLAIHEISQQLGVDLIFLCMADEMLPFDLRASFCHLMLHVHVDRDPQELVTPVKFARLWTEIPTAITIKDYDSNLNAARDDKKNKFASTMEFVEDYLNNVVSEAVPFANEDKNKLTFEVVSLAHNLIYFGFYSFSELLRLTRTLLSIIDCVQGPPVMLQAYEDSGGKNVRRSIQGVGHMMSTMVLNRKQSVFGAPSLAAGAGAAEPLDRSKFEENEDIVVMETKLKILEILQFILNVRLDYRISYLLSVFKKEFVEVFPMQDSGADGTAPAFDSTTANMNLDRIGEQAEAMFGVGKTSSMLEVDDEGGRTFLRVLIHLTMHDYAPLVSGALQLLFKHFSQRQEAMHTFKQVQLLISAQDVENYKVIKSELDRLRTMVEKSELWVDKKGSGKGEEVEAGTTKDKKERPMDEEGFLPPAGEKSSENYQIVKGILERLNKMCGVGEQMRKKQQRLLKNMDAHKVMLDLLQIPYDKGDTKMMEILRYTHQFLQKFCAGNPGNQTLLHKHLHLFLTPGLLEAETMQHIFLNNYQLCSEVSEPVLQHFVHLLATHGRHVQYLDFLHTVIKAEGKYVKKCQDMIMTELTNAGDDVVVFYNDKASLAHLLDMMKAARDGVEDHSPLMYHISLVDLLAACAEGKNVYTEIKCTSLLPLEDVVSVVTHEDCITEVKIAYVNFVNHCYVDTEVEMKEIYTSNHIWTLFENFTLDMARVCSKREKRLADPALEKYVLTVVLDTINAFFSSPFSENSTSLQTHQTIVVQLLQSTMRLLECPWLQQQHKGSVEACIRTLAMVAKGRAISLPMDLDAHISLLLSSSASCVAAAQRNASNYKAATRTFPRVTPTANQWDYKNIIEKLQDIITALEERLKPLVQAELSVLVDVLHWPELLFLEGSEAYQRCESGGFLSKLIQHTKDLMASEEKLCVKVLRTLQQMLLKKAKYGERGHQLRKMLLQNYLQSRKSSSRGDLPDPVGVGLDQDWSAIAATQCRLDKEGATKLVCDLITSTKNEKIFQESIGLAIRLLDGGNTEIQKSFYNLMTTDKKSERFFKVLHDRMKRAQQETKSTVAVNMSDLGSQPPEDREPADLTTKGRLASFSMPGSSSRYSLSPSLHRGHEVGERAQSNEMGMSVLIMQPILRFLQLLCENHNRDLQNFLRCQNNKTNYNLVCETLQFLDIMCGSTTGGLGLLGLYINEDNVGLVIQTLETLTEYCQGPCHENQTCIVTHESNGIDIITALILNDISPLCKYRMDLVLQLKDNASKLLLALMESRHDSENAERILISLRPQELVDVIKKAYLQEEERENSEVSPREVGHNIYILALQLSRHNKQLQHLLKPVKRIQEEEAEGISSMLSLNNKQLSQMLKSSPPVQEEEEDPLAYYENHTSQIEIVRQDRSMEQIVFPVPVICQFLTEETKHRLFTTTEQDEQGSKVSDFFDQSSFLHNEMEWQRKLRSMPLIYWFSRRMTLWGSISFNLAVFINIIIAFFYPYVEGASTGVLDSPLISLLFWILICFSITALFTKRYSVRPLIVALVLRSIYYLGIGPTLNILGALNLTNKIVFVVSFVGNRGTFIRGYKAMVMDMEFLYHVGYILTSVLGLFVHELFYSILLFDLIYREETLFNVIKSVTRNGRSILLTALLALILVYLFSIVGFLFLKDDFILEVDRLPSNHSRVSPLGMPHGAATFMGTCSGDSIGCDSEASVPRVLEEDEELDSEERACDTLLMCIVTVMNHGLRNGGGVGDILRKPSKDESLFPARVVYDLLFFFIVIIIVLNLIFGVIIDTFADLRSEKQKKEEILKTTCFICGLERDKFDNKTVSFEEHIKFEHNMWNYLYFIVLVRVKNKTDYTGPESYVAQMIKNKNLDWFPRMRAMSLVSNEGEGEQNEIRILQDKLNSTMKLVSHLTAQLNELKEQMTEQRKRRQRLGFVDVQNCMSR; encoded by the exons GGGGACGTGGTGCGGTTGTTCCACGCGGAGCAGGAGAAGTTCCTGACGTGTGACGAGTACAAGGGCAAGCTGCAGGTGTTCCTGCGCACCACGCTGCGCCAGTCCGCCACCTCGGCCACCAGCTCCAACGCCCTCTGGGAGGTGGAG GTGGTCCACCATGACCCCTGCCGTGGAGGGGCTGGCCACTGGAACGGCCTGTACCGCTTCAAGCACCTGGCCACAGGCAACTACCTGGCTGCCGAG GAGAATCCCAGCTACAAAGGGGAGACCTCCGAACCCAAGGCCACGGGCGTG GGTGCACAGGGCCGAGTAGGTCGCCGCAACGCTGGGGAGAAGATCAAGTACCGCCTTGTGGCCGTGCCCCACGGCAACGACATCGCCTCGCTCTTCGAGCTGGACCCCACCACGCTGCAGAAGACGGACTCCTTCGTGCCCCG GAACTCGTATGTCCGGCTGCGGCACCTCTGCACCAACACGTGGATCCAGAGCACCAACGTGCCCATTGACATCGAGGAGGAGCGGCCCATCCGGCTCATG CTGGGCACCTGCCCCACCAAGGAGGACAAGGAGGCGTTTGCCATCGTCTCGGTTCCTGTGTCCGAGATCCGAGATCTGGACTTCGCCAATGATGCCAGCTCCATGCTGGCCAGCGCCGTGGAGAAACTGAACGAGGGCTTCATCAGCCAGAATGACCGCAG GTTTGTCATCCAGCTGCTGGAGGACCTGGTGTTCTTTGTCAGCGATGTTCCCAACAACGGGCAGAACGTCCTGGACATCATGGTCAGCAAGCCCAATCGGGAGCGGCAGAAACTGATGCGGGAGCAGAACATCCTCAAGCAG aTCTTTGGCATTCTGAAGGCTCCCTTCCGCGACAAGGGGGGTGAGGGCCCCCTGGTGCGGCTGGAGGAGCTGTCCGACCAGAAGAATGCCCCTTACCAGCACATGTTCCGCCTCTGCTACCGGGTGCTGCGACATTCCCAGGAGGACTACCGCAAGAACCAG GAGCACATCGCCAAGCAGTTTGGGATGATGCAGTCCCAGATCGGCTACGACATCCTGGCCGAGGACACCATCACCGCCTTGCTGCACAACAACCGCAAGCTCCTGGAGAAGCACATCACCAAGACGGAGGTGGAGACCTTTGTCAGCCTGGTGCGCCGGAACCGGGAGCCCAG GTTCCTGGACTACCTCTCCGACCTCTGTGTGTCCAACCACATTGCCATCCCCGTCACGCAGGAGCTCATCTGCAAGTGTGTGCTGGACCCCAAGAACAGTGACATTCTCATCCAGACTGA GCTTCGGCCGGTGAAGGAGATGGCCCAGGCCCACGAGTACCTGACCATCGAGTACTCCGAGGAGGAGGTGTGGCTCACCTGGACCGACAAGAACAACGAGCACCACGAGAAGAGCGTGAGGCAGCTGGCCCAGGAGGCGCGGGCCGGCAATGCCCACGACGAGAACGTGCTTAGCTACTACAG GTACCAGCTGAAGCTCTTTGCCCGCATGTGCCTGGACCGCCAGTACCTGGCCATCCACGAGATCTCCCAGCAGTTGGGCGTGGACCTGATCTTCCTGTGCATGGCGGACGAGATGCTGCCCTTTGACCTGCGCGCCTCCTTCTGCCACCTGATGCTGCACGTGCACGTGGACCGTGACCCCCAGGAGCTGGTCACGCCTGTCAAGTTCGCCCGCCTCTGGACTGAGATCCCCACAGCCATCACCATCAAGGA ctacgACTCCAACCTCAACGCTGCCCGGGATGACAAGAAGAACAAGTTTGCCAGCACCATGGAGTTCGTGGAAGACTACCTCAACAACGTGGTCAGCGAGGCCGTGCCCTTTGCCAACGAGGACAAGAACAAGCTCACCTTCGAG GTGGTCAGCCTGGCCCACAACCTCATCTACTTCGGCTTCTACAGCTTCAGTGAGCTGCTGCGGCTGACACGCACGCTGCTCAGCATCATCGACTGTGTGCAGGGTCCTCCGGTCATGCTGCAGGCCTACGAGGACTCGGGCG GCAAGAACGTGCGGCGGTCCATCCAGGGCGTGGGCCACATGATGTCCACCATGGTGCTGAACCGCAAGCAGTCTGTCTTCGGTGCCCCCAGCCTGGCTGCCGGGGCCGGAGCCGCCGAGCCTCTGGACAGAAGCAAGTTTGAGGAGAATGAAGACATTGTGGTCATGGAGACCAAGCTGAAGATCCTGGAAATCCTGCAG TTCATCCTCAACGTCCGCCTGGATTACCGCATCTCTTACCTGCTGTCTGTCTTCAAAAAGGAGTTTGTGGAGGTGTTTCCCATGCAGGACAGCGGGGCTGATGGCACCGCCCCTGCCTTCGACTCTACCA CTGCCAACATGAACCTGGATCGCATCGGGGAGCAGGCGGAGGCCATGTTTGGAGTGGG GAAGACGAGCAGCATGCTGGAAGTGGACGACGAGGGCGGCCGCACGTTCCTGCGCGTGCTCATCCACCTCACCATGCATGACTACGCACCGCTGGTCTCTGGGGCCCTGCAGCTGCTCTTCAAGCACTTCAGCCAGCGCCAGGAGGCCATGCACACCTTCAAGCAG GTGCAGCTGCTGATCTCCGCCCAGGACGTGGAGAACTACAAGGTGATCAAGTCGGAACTGGACCGGCTGCGGACCATGGTTGAGAAGTCGGAGCTGTGGGTGGACAAGAAGGGCAGCGGCAAGGGCGAGGAGGTGGAGGCAGGCACCACCAAGGACAAGAAGGAG CGGCCCATGGATGAGGAAGGCTTCTTGCccccggctggggagaagagcaGTGAGAACTACCAGATTGTCAAGGGG ATCCTGGAGCGGCTGAACAAGATGTGTGGCGTTGGGGAGCAGATGAGGAAGAAGCAGCAGCGGCTGCTCAAGAACATGGATGCCCACAAGGTCATGCTGGACCTGCTGCAGATCCCCTACGACAAG GGCGACACCAAGATGATGGAGATCCTGCGCTACACCCACCAGTTCCTGCAGAAGTTCTGCGCAGGGAACCCTGGCAACCAGACCCTGCTGCACAAGCACCTGCACCTCTTCCTCACACCTGGG CTCCTGGAGGCCGAGACCATGCAGCACATCTTCCTGAACAACTACCAGCTCTGCTCCGAGGTCAGCGAGCCCGTGCTACAGCACTTCGTGCACCTGCTGGCCACCCACGGGCGCCACGTGCAGTACCTGGACTTCCTGCACACGGTCATCAAAGCCGAGGGCAAGTACGTCAAGAAGTGCCAGGACATGATCATGACTGAG CTGACAAACGCAGGTGACGACGTGGTGGTGTTCTACAATGACAAGGCCTCGCTGGCCCACCTGCTGGACATGATGAAGGCCGCCCGGGATGGCGTGGAGGACCACAGCCCACTCATGTACCACATCTCCCTGGTGGACCTGCTGGCCGCCTGTGCTGAGGGCAAGAACGTCTACACCGAGATCAAGTGTACCTCCCTGCTGCCCCTGGAGGACGTGGTGTCCGTGGTGACCCACGAGGACTGCATCACTGAG GTGAAAATTGCCTACGTGAACTTCGTGAACCACTGCTACGTGGACACGGAGGTGGAGATGAAGGAGATCTACACCAGCAACCACATCTGGACACTCTTTGAGAATTTCACCCTGGACATGGCTCGG GTCTGCAGCAAGCGGGAGAAACGCCTGGCTGACCCTGCCCTGGAGAAGTACGTGCTGACCGTAGTGCTGGACACCATCAACGCCTTCTTCAGCTCCCCGTTCTCCGAGAACAGCACCTCCCTGCAG ACCCACCAGACGATTGTGGTGCAGCTGCTGCAGTCCACCATGCGGCTGCTCGAGTGTCCGTGGCTGCAGCAGCAGCACAAGGGCTCGGTGGAGGCCTGCATCCGGACTCTCGCCATGGTGG ccaAGGGCAGGGCCATCTCGCTGCCCATGGACCTGGACGCCCACATCAGCTTGCTGCTCAGCAGCAGCGCCAGCTGCGTGGCCGCCGCCCAGCGGAACGCCTCTAACTATAAGGCAGCCACACGGACCTTCCCTCGCGTCACCCCGACCGCCAACCAGTGGGACTACAAGAACATCATCGAGAAGCTGCAG GACATCATCACGGCCCTGGAGGAGCGCCTGAAGCCCCTGGTGCAGGCCGAGCTGTCCGTGCTGGTGGATGTCCTGCACTGGCCCGAGCTGCTCTTTCTGGAGGGCAGTGAGGCCTACCAGCGCTGCGAGAGCGGGGGCTTCCTGTCCAA GCTGATCCAGCACACCAAGGACCTCATGGCGTCGGAGGAGAAGCTGTGCGTCAAGGTGCTGCGGACCCTGCAGCAGATGCTGCTCAAGAAGGCCAAGTACGGGGAGAGG GGCCACCAGCTGCGCAAGATGCTGCTGCAGAACTACCTGCAGAGCCGGAAGTCCAGCTCCCGGGGAGACCTTCCGGACCCCGTGGGCGTTG GCCTGGACCAAGACTGGTCAGCGATTGCGGCTACCCAGTGCCGGCTGGACAAGGAGGGGGCCACCAAGCTGGTGTGTGACCTCATCACCAGCACCAAGAACGAGAAGATCTTCCaggagagcatcggcctggccatCCGCCTGCTGGACGGCGGCAACACCGAGATCCAG AAGTCCTTCTACAACCTGATGACGACCGACAAGAAGTCAGAGCGCTTCTTCAAGGTGCTGCACGACCGCATGAAGCGGGCCCAACAGGAGACCAAGTCCACGGTGGCCGTCAACATGAGCGACCTGGGTAGCCAGCCCCCTGAGGACCGGGAGCCAGCCGACctcaccaccaaag GCCGCCTGGCCTCCTTCTCCATGCCCGGCTCCTCGTCCCGCTATTCGCTGAGCCCCAGCCTGCACCGGGGGCACGAAGTGGGGGAGCGTGCGCAGAGCAACGAGATGGGCATGTCCGTGCTCATCATGCAGCCCATCCTGCGCTTCCTGCAGCTGCTGTGTGAGAACCACAACCGGGACCTGCAG AACTTCCTGCGCTGTCAGAACAACAAGACCAACTACAACCTGGTGTGCGAGACGCTGCAGTTCTTGGACATCATGTGCGGCAGCACCACGGGgggcctggggctcctggggctcTACATCAACGAGGACAACGTAGGCCTCGTCATCCAGACCCTGGAGACCCTCACTGAGTACTGCCAGGGCCCCTGCCACGAGAACCAG ACCTGCATCGTGACACACGAGTCCAATGGCATAGACATCATCACCGCGCTGATTCTCAACGACATCAGTCCCCTCTGCAAGTACCGCATGGATCTGGTGCTGCAGCTCAAG GACAACGCCTCCAAGCTGCTGCTAGCTCTGATGGAGAGCCGGCACGACAGCGAGAACGCGGAGCGCATCCTCATCAGCCTGCGGCCCCAGGAGCTG GTGGACGTCATCAAGAAGGCCTACCTGCAGGAGGAGGAGCGTGAGAACTCAGAGGTGAGCCCACGTGAAGTGGGCCACAACATCTACATCCTGGCACTGCAG CTCTCCAGGCACAACAAACAGCTGCAGCACCTGCTGAAGCCTGTGAAGCGCATCCAAGAGGAGGAGGCCGAGGGCATCTCTTCCATG CTCAGTCTCAACAACAAGCAGCTGTCGCAGATGCTCAAGTCCTCACCGCctgtgcaggaggaggaggaggaccccCTGGCCTACTATGAGAACCACACGTCCCAGATCGAG ATTGTGCGGCAGGACCGCAGCATGGAGCAGATAGTGTTTCCGGTGCCCGTCATCTGCCAGTTCCTAACGGAGGAGACCAAGCACCGGCTCTTCACCACCACGGAGCAGGACGAGCAGGGCAGCAAAGTGAGCGACTTCTTCGACCAGTCGTCCTTCCTGCACAATGAGATGGAGTGGCAGCGCAAGCTCCGCA GCATGCCGCTGATCTACTGGTTCTCCCGCCGCATGACGCTGTGGGGTAGCATCTCCTTCAACCTGGCGGTGTTCATCAACATCATCATTGCCTTCTTCTACCCCTACGTGGAGGGCGCATCCACAG GCGTGCTGGACTCACCGCTCATCTCGTTGCTCTTCTGGattctcatctgcttctccatcaccgCACTGTTCACCAAGCGCTACAGTGTGCGCCCGCTCATCGTGGCGCTCGTCCTGCGCTCCATCTACTACCTGGGCATTGGGCCCACGCTCAACATCCTGGGTGCCCTCAAC CTGACCAACAAGATCGTATTCGTGGTGAGCTTTGTGGGCAATCGCGGCACCTTCATCCGGGGCTATAAGGCCATGGTCATGGACATGGAGTTCCTCTACCACGTGGGCTACATCCTGACCAGCGTCCTGGGCCTCTTTGTCCATGAGCTCTTCTACAGCATCCTG CTCTTTGACCTCATTTACCGGGAGGAGACTCTGTTCAACGTCATCAAGAGCGTGACCCGCAACGGCCGCTCCATCCTGCTGACCGCCCTGCTGGCCCTCATCCTTGTCTACCTCTTCTCCATCGTCGGCTTCCTCTTCCTCAAGGACGACTTCATCCTGGAGGTGGACCGGCTGCCCAGCAACCACTCCAGAG TCAGCCCCCTGGGGATGCCACACGGAGCTGCCACATTCATGGGCACATGCAGTGGGGACAGCATCGGCTGTGACTCGGAGGCCTCGGTGCCCAGGGTCCTGGAAG AGGACGAGGAGCTGGACAGTGAGGAGCGAGCCTGCGACACCCTGCTGATGTGCATCGTCACCGTCATGAACCACGGGCTGCGCAACGGTGGCGGCGTGGGCGACATTCTCCGCAAGCCCTCCAAAGAC GAGTCTCTGTTCCCGGCCCGCGTGGTCTAcgacctcctcttcttcttcatcgTGATCATCATTGTGCTGAACCTCATCTTTGGGGTGATCATCGACACCTTTGCTGACCTGCGCAGCGAGAAGCAGAAGAAGGAGGAGATTCTCAAGACCACGTGCTTCATCTGTG GTCTGGAGCGGGACAAGTTTGACAACAAGACCGTGTCATTCGAGGAGCACATCAAGTTCGAGCACAACATGTGGAACTACCTGTACTTCATCGTGCTGGTCCGTGTGAAGAACAAGACGGACTACACGGGGCCCGAGAGCTACGTGGCCCAGATGATCAAG aacaagaacctggACTGGTTCCCCCGGATGAGGGCCATGTCCCTAGTGAGCAAtgaaggggagggggagcagaaCGAGATCCGCATTCTTCAGGACAAACTGAACTCCACCATGAAGCTGGTGTCCCACCTCACCGCCCAGCT